A window of the Podospora bellae-mahoneyi strain CBS 112042 chromosome 6, whole genome shotgun sequence genome harbors these coding sequences:
- the FTR1 gene encoding high-affinity iron permease (EggNog:ENOG503NWZY; COG:P), protein MVALFSIPIFLVTFREALETAIIVSILLAFIKKTLYRSHRAIYRQLVRQVWLGTTAGLVITLIISGALIGVFYSLGVDQWGARELTYEGAFSLIASLIITAVGFALLRIGKMQDKWKAKIEQSLGEQARQRRTKRGTVMMWLEKYSMFMLPFVTVLREGIEAVVFIAGVSFSAPVTSVPIAVIVGLMVGAGVGLAMYKGGSHTKMKLFLVISTCFLYLVAAGLFSRAVWAFEQQIWQDMVGGGDIAELGSGPGTYDIDKSVWHVDCCSPFVNGGSGWGFLNAVLGWNNSATYGSVISYNVYWIVVITIFMILRYKEVKGHWPFSKKPPPTEEHIGRREESIKIAIGPGSDILCVEGNAAPYVKIEDNISRMV, encoded by the exons ATGGTCGCTCTCTTCTCGATacccatcttcctcgtcactTTCCGGGAGGCCCTCGAGACAGCCATCATCGTCTCGATTCTCCTGGCCTTCATCAAGAAAACCCTCTACCGATCCCATCGCGCAATCTACAGGCAGCTCGTCCGTCAAGTCTGGCTCGGCACCACGGCCGGCCTGGtcatcactctcatcatCTCTGGTGCCCTCATCGGAGTGTTTTACTCCCTCGGTGTCGACCAATGGGGTGCCCGTGAGCTTACTTATGAAGGCGCCTTCTCTCTCATCGcctctctcatcatcactgccgTCGGTTTCGCCTTATTGAGAATCGGCAAGATGCAAGACAAGTGGAAAGCCAAGATCGAGCAGTCGCTAGGCGAGCAGGCAAGGCAAAGACGAACCAAGAGAGGCACTGTCATGATGTGGTTGGAAAAGTATAGCATGTTCATGCTGCCCTTTGTTACCGTGCTCAGGGAGGGGATTGAGGCGGTGGTTTTCATTGCGGGAGTTAGCTTCTCTGCACCTGTTACGTCGGTGCCGATTGCTGTGATTGTTGGACTGATGGTTGGTGCAGGAGTTGGCTTGGCCATGTACAA GGGTGGTTCACATACCAAAATGAAGCTGTTCCTCGTCATCTCGACTTGTTTTCTTTACCTGGTCGCAGCCGGTCTCTTCTCAAGGGCTGTCTGGGCCTTTGAACAGCAAATTTGGCAAGAcatggtgggcggtggtgatattGCCGAGCTGGGCTCAGGTCCGGGAACTTATGATATTGACAAGTCCGTTTGGCACGTCGAT TGTTGCAGCCCCTTTGTGAACGGTGGATCAGGTTGGGGATTCCTCAACGCTGTTCTAGGATGGAATAACTCGGCGACGTACGGCTCGGTCATATCATACAATGTCTACTGGATTGTAGTCATTACCATCTTCATGATCCTGAGGTACAAGGAGGTAAAGGGACACTGGCCTTTCTCCAAGAAGCCACCACCGACAGAGGAGCACATTGGACGCAGGGAGGAGAGCATCAAGATAGCCATTGGGCCTGGCAGTGACATTCTCTGCGTGGAGGGAAATGCGGCTCCGTATGTGAAGATTGAAGACAATATTTCAAGGATGGTTTGA
- a CDS encoding hypothetical protein (EggNog:ENOG503P115), with product MDGSAPEQVNPAGPPPGKYLGDLAVVDIAPEGDLVLRVTFNTSKETLTAAKKSKESPTALKPTVKQGYRVQISVLKANSGYFNRLLGDTRFVEAKAVANALQKLSLSNVKPSEADLSELPIVEINEDDEASRTANLSLAFGDLMRILHRVPITTKPLAVRYLAIIAVLADRFDCTPLVSKWLAAIKFKFPPITTQNQNRTGPALSKSSEELLRQKILVSWLLDRPLVLQPSTRELVMYGSRRWCTLFDEEDEKSEHAYTAAWWDLPSGLEQELQLRRDCILNTVSSVPSHFLSLYISPSQSRPQCKLGYTSSPSCDSFQLGVAIKFLTNRNLLSFVDFAPKSYDKFHASGPPNDYIMSDVLHIIKTLKQCPAYRIDDNHRHCDLRGRMGRILEFVEARLGGGGVGINRVEWAKDRVEASWERRHGAEDGEERVLKYTSSMSSDQRLRYGGAFAAEKLAREVFTADEWDWTAGENEGETEGISFGKWKLGEKSFPK from the coding sequence ATGGACGGCTCCGCTCCGGAACAAGTCAACCCGGCCGGTCCGCCTCCGGGAAAATATCTTGGCGATCTGGCTGTGGTCGACATAGCTCCTGAGGGTGACCTTGTCCTTCGTGTCACCTTCAACACGTCGAAAGAAACACTCACGGCAGCCAAAAAGTCAAAGGAGTCACCAACGGCTCTCAAGCCCACAGTGAAGCAAGGCTACAGGGTGCAAATATCTGTTCTAAAAGCCAATTCAGGGTACTTCAACCGTTTGCTAGGGGACACACGGTTTGTGGAAGCCAAGGCAGTTGCAAATGCCCTCCAAAAGCTGTCCCTATCAAACGTAAAACCCTCCGAAGCAGACCTTTCCGAGCTGCCAATCGTCGAAATCAATGAAGATGACGAAGCCTCCCGTACCGCCAACCTCAGCTTGGCCTTCGGTGACCTGATGAGGATCCTTCATCGagtccccatcaccaccaagcccctCGCCGTCCGCTACCTGGCCATCATTGCCGTCCTAGCAGATCGCTTCGACTGCACCCCCTTAGTATCCAAATGGCTAGCCGCAATCAAGTTCAAattcccccccatcaccacccaaaaccaaaaccgAACCGGCCCAGCCCTCTCCAAGTCCTCCGAAgagctcctccgccaaaaGATCCTCGTCTCCTGGCTTCTTGACCGCCCATTAGTcctccaaccctccacccGCGAGCTAGTCATGTACGGCTCAAGACGATGGTGCACCCTCttcgacgaagaagacgaaaagTCCGAACACGCCTACACAGCAGCATGGTGGGATCTCCCCTCCGGTCTCGAACAAGAACTCCAGCTCCGCCGGGACTGCATCCTCAACACCGTCTCCTCCGTCCCATCacacttcctctccctctacaTCTCCCCCTCGCAGTCTCGCCCCCAGTGCAAGCTAGGCtacacctcctctcccagctGCGACTCTTTCCAATTAGGGGTAGCTATCAAATTTCTCACCAAccgcaacctcctctcctttgTCGATTTTGCCCCAAAGTCGTACGACAAATTCCATGCTTCTGGCCCGCCGAATGACTACATCATGTCTGACGTCTTGCACATAATCAAGACTCTTAAGCAATGCCCGGCGTATCGAATCGATGACAACCACAGGCATTGCGATCTGAGGGGTAGGATGGGCAGGATATTGGAATTTGTCGAGGCCAGgctgggaggtggcggggtgGGTATCAATCGGGTAGAGTGGGCGAAGGATAGAGTGGAAGCTTCCTGGGAAAGGAGGCACGGGgcggaagatggggaggaaagggtcTTGAAATATACCAGCTCGATGAGCTCTGATCAGAGGCTAAGATACGGGGGTGCATTTGCGGCAGAGAAGTTAGCAAGAGAAGTATTCACAGCCGATGAGTGGGATTGGACAGCCGGAGAAAATGAAGGGGAGACAGAAGGAATCAGCTTTGGAAAATGGAAGCTTGGGGAGAAGTCTTTTCCCAAATGA
- the FET3 gene encoding Canonical ferroxidase FET3-like protein (EggNog:ENOG503NVG2; CAZy:AA1; COG:Q), with the protein MNRGISGSPNSLLWIFLLLFGFCLSGHAQQPDAAHDIDSGVDDSALWHTYSDKTHIYKFNVSWVVASPDDPDADENSTKPVIGINGKWPLPVMEATVGDRVIVHLLNLLETEPTSLHFHGLYLRNETHMDGPVHVSQCTIPPGSSFTYNFTVNEPGIYWYHSHVHGQYPDGLRGPLIIHDPDDPFADKYSETRLLTVSDWYLDKMPDLIARFMSKANPTGAEPVPDLGLFNDEIDASIMVSPKTTYRFDVINMGAFASVYLWFEGHNMTIIMIDGIYTHPVEANMIYVTPGQRYSFLITTKADGSANFPFVGNMDLSFNPNITGWLIYDEDNNWPDAAKLDGSFNPVDDFDLTPLDDQPLFGEPNQVVQLDVMMDNLGDGANYAFFNNITYVPPKVPTLYTVMSSQDLATNPVVYGTYTHSTVLQKDDIVEIVLNNLDPGIHPFHLHGHDFQVVWRSEDDAGTFQDSGITLSDFARVPMRRDTVFVHPNGNLVLRFKADNPGVWLFHCHIEWHVQSGLMATFVEAPLEIQQSLTIPPDHLDVCKKMGVPTGGNAAGNSEDFLNLDGENAPPNRLPDGFTGTGIAALVFSCLTGILGVMTIAWYGFAEGVNDGEDKKVRIDGQQDGAGDVKLRDMPSGSTLVNDRRVHKLRRNETRAKLRGDGLRV; encoded by the exons ATGAATCGCGGCATCTCTGGATCTCCAAACTCTTTGCTTTGGATATTCCTGCTTTTGTTCGGTTTTTGTCTTTCTGGCCATGCGCAGCAACCTGATGCCGCTCACGATATCGACAGCGGTGTCGACGACTCTGCTCTTTGGCACACGTACAGCGACAAGACCCACATCTACAAGTTCAATGTCTCTTGGGTGGTGGCCAGCCCTGACGATCCTGATGCCGATGAGAATTCGACCAAGCCAGTCATTGGCATCAATGGTAAATGGCCTTTGCCTGTGATGGAAGCCACAGTTGGGGACCGCGTCATTGTCCATCTTCTCAACCTGCTGGAGACTGAGCCTACGTCTCTTCACTTTCACGGTCTCTATCTACGGAATGAGACACACATGGACGGTCCGGTTCATGTGTCTCAGTGCACGATCCCACCTGGCTCAAGCTTCACATACAACTTCACTGTTAACGAGCCCGGCATCTACTGGTATCACTCACATGTCCATGGGCAGTATCCAGATGGCTTGCGAGGGCCCCTTATCATTCACGACCCGGATGACCCTTTTGCAGACAAGTACAGCGAGACTCGGCTTCTTACCGTCTCAGACTGGTACCTAGACAAGATGCCAGACCTTATCGCCCGGTTCATGAGCAAGGCCAACCCAACAGGAGCAGAGCCCGTACCGGATTTGGGTTTATTCAACGACGAAATCGATGCAAGCATCATGGTCAGTCCTAAGACGACATATCGTTTTGATGTGATCAACATGGGCGCTTTTGCCAGTGTCTACCTCTGGTTCGAGGGGCACAACAtgaccatcatcatgatTGATGGTATTTATACCCACCCGGTGGAAGCAAACATGATATACGTAACTCCTGGTCAACGTTACAgcttcctcatcaccaccaaggcaGACGGCTCGGCAAACTTTCCATTCGTTGGCAACATGGATCTG TCTTTCAACCCCAATATAACCGGGTGGCTGATCTACGACGAAGACAACAACTGGCCAGATGCGGCCAAGCTGGACGGTTCTTTCAATCCTGTTGATGACTTTGATTTAACACCATTAGATGATCAGCCTCTCTTTGGTGAACCAAATCAAGTTGTGCAGTTGGATGTGATGATGGACAATCTTGGTGACGGAGCCAACTA TGCATTCTTCAACAACATAACATATGTTCCTCCCAAGGTTCCCACCCTTTACACCGTCATGAGTTCTCAAGATTTAGCAACCAACCCGGTGGTTTACGGCACCTACACTCATAGCACTGTTCTCCAAAAGGATGACATTGTGGAGATCGTGCTGAACAACCTCGATCCAGGAATCCACCCATTCCACCTCCACGGCCACGATTTTCAGGTGGTCTGGCGCTCTGAAGACGATGCAGGAACATTTCAAGATTCAGGCATCACATTATCAGACTTCGCGCGTGTGCCCATGAGAAGGGATACTGTTTTCGTACACCCTAATGGGAACTTGGTTCTACGCTTCAAAGCCGACAACccag GTGTATGGCTTTTCCATTGCCACATAGAGTGGCATGTGCAATCTGGACTCATGGCAACCTTTGTTGAAGCGCCTCTCGAAATTCAACAGTCCCTCACCATTCCTCCCGATCATCTTGATGTCTGCAAGAAGATGGGAGTGCCCACAGGAGGAAATGCTGCCGGAAACTCTGAGGATTTTTTGAACCTAGATGGGGAGAATGCACCGCCCAATCGGTTGCCTGACGG GTTTACCGGTACAGGCATCGCCGCCCTGGTCTTTAGCTGCCTGACAGGTATACTGGGCGTGATGACGATCGCGTGGTATGGCTTTGCCGAGGGGGTTAATGACggagaggacaagaaggtccGCATTGACGGTCAACAAGACGGAGCTGGGGATGTCAAGCTGAGGGACATGCCGTCCGGTTCGACATTGGTGAATGATCGGCGTGTGCATAAGCTGCGTAGAAACGAGACTCGTGCCAAGCTCAGGGGAGACGGATTACGAGTTTGA
- the PTC6 gene encoding Protein phosphatase 2C 6 (COG:T; EggNog:ENOG503NZN0; BUSCO:EOG09261KRX), which translates to MLPLPCRRALGQLTVRSVRTASSRLPPPTPTLLDAFMSYIATFFHHHGRAQMRNLTVSHTRALRLAGANRHLRTPTRATILAHRDATQPCGSWRAQSTVAANPVLRRGFHNYFITHLPSSSLHPDSRSSVGPGHKLPRSASTPHTPEPGSSPALNPPNMPGRDLTVVRIPLRSAKHHFGTSVSRGQRPYNEDTNQAGTITLPAFSRRVPTSVVRQPRHTGESINAYSALGDPQIFYFGVFDGHGGSECSEFLRDELHGYIEEAAAEFELESSLKGDKDRRYSLSDPGYSLSEPDVSRNQEEPREHNAEDGSELPAGLSKTVKLEQELLNEYRRTIGGYFRRFHPSHFTASTVSSTSSFAEEPMSSTTPSNVPATLESVLTYAFLRADLDFVTAQARKPDPEDVIVEDLPLNKDEILGVPHLPPSGHSIGGRERFKGGSTASVALISTPTPAPFWHPNAHSTLVVAHVGDTRVLLCETKTGKPLALTTDHRPSSPVETRRMSRYASSMITDSFGEERIGGLANSRSFGDMQSKRIGVSAEPDITRVEMGPAEYSFLVLMSDGVSGSLSDQEIVDVIKEAKTPEDGARHVIEYATEVSSDGDNATCQVIRLGGWERRSEGGLGSLGTKEMRDMRRDEALDPRRRRS; encoded by the coding sequence ATGCTCCCATTGCCTTGTCGTCGGGCTCTGGGACAGCTTACGGTGAGGAGTGTCCGGACAGCTTCGTCCcgactcccaccacccactcctACCCTCCTCGACGCCTTCATGAGCTACATCGCAACCTTTTTTCATCACCACGGACGAGCTCAAATGCGGAACCTTACCGTCTCGCACACTCGCGCCTTGCGACTCGCAGGCGCCAACCGTCACCTCCGAACACCAACTCGAGCTACCATCCTGGCACACCGCGATGCGACACAGCCTTGCGGCAGCTGGCGAGCCCAGAGCACTGTCGCCGCCAACCCAGTTCTACGACGGGGCTTTCACAACTACTTCATAACTCACcttccctcgtcctcgcttCATCCAGACTCGCGATCCTCTGTCGGCCCCGGCCACAAGCTTCCTCGATCTGCCTCGACACCACACACGCCAGAACCTGGGTCATCACCAGCCTTGAACCCACCAAATATGCCCGGTCGCGACTTGACGGTAGTCCGTATCCCTCTCCGAAGCGCCAAGCATCACTTTGGTACATCTGTCTCGCGCGGACAGCGGCCATACAACGAAGATACCAACCAAGCTGGGACAATAACGTTGCCAGCTTTCTCAAGGCGTGTACCAACCAGTGTGGTGCGCCAGCCAAGACACACAGGCGAAAGCATCAATGCTTACAGCGCCCTGGGGGATCCTCAAATATTCTACTTCGGCGTATTTGACGGGCACGGAGGGTCCGAGTGTAGCGAGTTTCTGCGAGACGAATTGCATGGGTATAtagaggaggcggcggcggaatTTGAGCTGGAAAGCAGCTTGAAGGGTGATAAGGATCGCAGGTACTCCCTGTCAGACCCAGGGTATTCCTTATCAGAACCAGATGTCTCGCGCAACCAGGAAGAACCGAGGGAACACAATGCTGAGGATGGTTCTGAGCTTCCAGCAGGTCTCAGCAAGACCGTGAAGTTGGAGCAAGAGCTTCTCAATGAGTACCGGCGCACCATTGGAGGCTACTTTCGCCGATTTCATCCGAGCCACTTCACGGCTTCCACCGtctcgtccacctcctcctttgccgAAGAACCTatgtcatcaacaactccTAGCAATGTGCCCGCAACCCTCGAATCCGTTCTGACCTATGCCTTTCTCAGGGCTGACCTCGATTTCGTCACGGCGCAAGCGCGCAAGCCAGATCCAGAAGACGTGATTGTAGAAGACCTGCCTCTTAACAAGGACGAGATCCTGGGCGTCCCGCACCTTCCCCCATCGGGCCATAGCATCGGCGGGCGGGAGCGCTTCAAGGGAGGCTCTACCGCTTCGGTAGCTCTCATCTCCACTCCTACTCCGGCTCCTTTCTGGCATCCCAATGCGCACTCAACGCTGGTTGTAGCCCATGTGGGAGACACGCGTGTCTTGCTGTGCGAGACCAAGACCGGCAAACCTCTGGCTTTGACCACCGATCATCGGCCATCGTCGCCAGTTGAGACGAGACGGATGAGTCGATATGCCAGCAGTATGATTACCGATTCttttggagaggagagaatCGGCGGGCTGGCCAATAGCAGATCATTTGGGGACATGCAGAGCAAAAGGATCGGTGTTTCTGCTGAGCCAGATATCACcagggtggagatgggccCGGCAGAGTACTCGTTTTTGGTGCTCATGTCTGACGGTGTGAGCGGAAGCTTGTCGGATCAGGAAATTGTGGATGTGATTAAAGAGGCCAAGACTCCGGAAGATGGTGCTAGGCATGTGATTGAGTATGCGACGGAGGTGTCGAGTGACGGCGACAACGCGACTTGTCAAGTTATCAGATTGGGAGgctgggagaggagaagcgAGGGCGGCCTGGGGAGCCTGGGTACGAAGGAGATGAGGGACATGAGAAGGGATGAGGCGTTGGACCcaagaagacggaggagtTGA